One genomic segment of Bombina bombina isolate aBomBom1 chromosome 4, aBomBom1.pri, whole genome shotgun sequence includes these proteins:
- the LOC128655720 gene encoding uncharacterized protein LOC128655720: MEEEEAALESDDGSTTSGHLDSAPAQSQTPPRAHTPDHGHTSAHTQSPSHHQTHDHAPTTASPSHISYPVPPKKRPYTPLRRSPRILARTAAQTQTPHSPAVRPTLEQQLTTPQAIPIPPRANPIPSPCLNLHCPGCQIVLPRHSCKYHSKYTL; the protein is encoded by the exons atggaggaggaagaggctgccttggagtctgatg atggatccaccacttctggtcatctggattccgcccctgcccagtcacagacccctccccgtgcacacacccctgaccatggccacacctctgcacacacccagagcccttcccatcaccaaacccatgaccatgccccgaccactgccagcccttcccatatttcatatcctgtccctcccaaaaaacgcccatacaccccccttcgccgctctccccgtattctggcccgtacagctgcccagacccaaactccccactccccagctgtacggcctaccctggagcagcagctcaccactccccaagccattcccatccctccccgagccaatcccatcccttccccctgtttaaaccttcattgtcctgggtgtcagattgtccttcccaggcacagctgtaagtatcattctaaatacactttataa